Within the Candidatus Eisenbacteria bacterium genome, the region GACCACGATACCGCGCACCATCCAGAAGGCGCGCGAGCTCGGCGACCTCAAGGAGAACGCCGAGTACCATTCGGCCAAGCTCAAGCAGGCGAACGCCCAGAAGCAGGCCGCCTCGCTGCAGCTGCGGCTCACGCGCGCGCGCTTCGTGGAGGACGCCGAGTACCGCGAGGGCGTCGTCGGGCTCGGCACGGAGGTCGTGATCGCCGCGGGCGGCGAGCGCAAGTCGTTCTGGATCCTCGGTGACGGCGAACATCACCTGGGAGAGAACGTCATCTCCTTCCAGGCGCCGATCGGCAAGGCGTTGTTCGGTCGCCGCGTCGGCGAGGAGGTCGAGCTGACGGGAGAAGCCGGCCGCCACTGGCGCGTCGAGACGATCGCGCGGCGGTTGCCGCCGGCGAGCGAGGCGGCGACGAGCCTCTCGTAACGCCATCCCGCACTCGCGCACGCATGACGCAAACGCCGTCCCCGCAGGGGCGGCGTTCGCGTTTCACGCAGCGCGGCGGGGTTTCGTGTCACGTGCATCGCGCGTCGGCACCGATCCTGCGTCGGCGCGCGTCGCCGCGATCGCGTTCGACGCGGCGACAGGCGCGCGTGATTTTGTCCGCGCGTTCGGAGGAATCTCTTGCGCGCCCCGCGAACTGCGCCTATGGTGCGCGCACGTTTCACCGCGCGCTGCGAATCACATCGAGCAACAGTCGCAGCGTTGACGCTGGCAGGTGCGTGCGCGTCTGGCCTCGCGCGCGACCTCTCGATCGGACTCGGGTGCCGGCGGGCGGCGATGACATGAGTTTAGGCCGCAATGATGGGACGGCGTCCGCGTCGATCCCGCGCATTGGGTCGGAAAGGGAATTCCCGCCGCCCGCACTCGAGACTATGGTCACCGGCTCCTCCGCCGGGTCGCGCCGGACGCGCGACGCACCGCGCGGAGGCGATCCGGCTTCGCGAGTGCGGCCAACAGGAGGTGCCGGTGTCCCTCGCGCGCACGTCCGGCACCGTTCTCGAGATCGACGAGGCGCTGCGTGGCGCGCTGACGCTCGGCTGGCTCGAAGCCGATGGCGTGCGCCACGAGCCGCTGCCGGAGGCGTTTCTCGCGGAGCGTGACGAGGCGGTCGCCCGCATGCGCGCCCGCTACGGCGGCCGCCAGGCCGGCGACATTCCCGGCGTCGCCGAGAACCGCTCGATGTTCCACCGCCTCGGCGTGGACCCGACCAAGACGCGGCCTTCGAGCGAGGCGCTGCTGCGCCGCGTGCTCAAGGGTCAGGAACTGCCCTCGATCCACCCGGTGGTGGATGTCTGCAACCTGGCGTCCTTCGAGTACCAGTTGCCGCTCGGACTGTACGACCGGTTGGAGATGCGCGGCCCCGTCTTCGCCCGGCTCGGGCGAAAAGGCGAGGGCTACGATGGAATTCGCAAGGCGCACGTGAACCTGACCGGGCGGCCCCTGCTGGCCGACGACGACGGGGCATTCGGCGCACCCACCTCGGACTCCGCCCGCACGCAGGTGACGGACGCCACCAAGGCGTTGCTGGTCATCGTGTACCGGCCGCTCGCGCGGCCGGGCGAGGACCTCTCGTCCATGCTCGCCCGGGTCGCCGACCTGCTCGCCCGCTACTGCGGGGCGACGGTACGGGTCGTGCAGACGCTCCGCTGACTCCCCGGGCAACTCGGACCTTGTCGCGCCGTGAGGCGCGCACGTACCTTGCGCGCGCCCCCGGTGACGGATCCCACGGCGGCCGACAGGCGCGGCCCCACACCACGAGGAGGAACCTCGTCATGAAGCGTTTGATCGTGCTCACGCTCGCGCTGCTCGCCGGATCGGCCGGCGTCGCGGGCGCGGCCGGCATCGGCCTCGGCGCCTTCGCCGGCATGAGCTTTCCGGTCGTCCAGGACGACGCGGCGCAGGGCTCGATGCTGGGTCTGCGTCTGCCCGTCTCGGTCGTGCCGCTGCTCACCGTCGAGCCGTACTGGGCGTCCAGCGCGCTCGGCGACAAGGACGTGACGATCAACGACGTCACGTACACGCGCGAAGGCTTCGACACGAACGCCTTCGGCCTGAACGCCATGCTGACGACCGGCGGCCCGGTCCAGTTCTACCCGTTCGCCGGCATCGGCCGCACGAAACTCGAACGTCCCGGCAACGACGCGAGCCTGACGACCTACAACGCCGGCTTCGGCGTCGGCTTCGCGCCCATCCCGAAGCTGTCCGTCCACGTCCGCGGCGAGTTCCAGATGGCCGTGGACGGCGAGGCCTCACGCAAGTTCGGCAATGTCACCCTCGGCGCGTCCTACGCGCTGTTCAGCCTGCCCTGAGAGGAGACGCAACTCCCATGAACAAGCTTCGTCTCTCGATGGCGATCGCGGGCCTCGCGGCCCTGATGGCGACGGGCTGCGTGCTCATCTCGGGCCAGTTCGTCGTGACGGCGGCGTTCTCGACGTTCGGCCTCGATCCGGTCACGGTGGACTCGCCGACGACGCTCGCGGGTGTCCCGGTGGATCTGAACGAGGTGAGCGAGTACGCCGACCACAAGGACGAGCTCAAGGGCGTCGTGGACCTGGCGCTGGTCGGGACGGTCACCAACCTCACCGCGAACCCGACCTCGGTCGAGGTCTGGATGGTCGCGAACCCCGGCGCGCCGCTGACGACCGAGACGGCGGTGAAGTCCGCCGGCACGAAGGTCTGGGGTTCGCTGCCCGTGCCCGGCAACGGTTCGGTCAAGGTGGACTGGAACAAGTCGGCGGGACTGTTCGTCGGCCGGCAGGCGCTGGTCTCGGAGATCAAGGGCGACGGCCGCTTCGACCTGTACGCGATCGGCACGGGCGCCTACGCGTTCCGTCTCGACAAGGGCGCGCTCATCGCGGTCGTCTCCGCCGGCAAGTAGCCCTTCGTGGCTCGCGGCGCCCGGTCCCGTTCGCGGGACCGGGCGTTCGTGCTTCACGGACCGGCTCGGGGCTTCGCCTCGCGGGCGGGTCAGCCCCGCCAGCGATTCGTGATCGGCAGGCGGCGGTCCTTGCCGAAGGCGCGGGTCGTGATCTTGATCCCGGGCGGGCTCTGGCGGCGCTTGTACTCGGCCCGGTCCACGAGCCGGACGACACGGCGGGTGACCTCCTCCGGGTGTCCGTGCTTGACGATGTCGGGCACCGAGCGGTCCTCCTCCACGTACAGCCGCAGGATCGCGTCGAGCACGTCGTAGGGCGGCAGCGAGTCCTGGTCGGTCTGGTTCGGGCGCAGCTCGGCGCTCGGGGCGCGCGTCAGGGTTTCCTCGGGGATCACCGCGTCACGGGAGTTGCGCCAGCGCGACAGCTCGTAGACCTGCGACTTGTAGACGTCCTTGAGGACCGCGAAGCCGCCGGCGGTGTCGCCGTAGAGCGTGCTGTAGCCGACCGAGGTCTCGCTCTTGTTGCCGGTGGTGATCGTCATCCAGCCGAACTTGTTCGACAGGGCCATCAGATAGTTGCCGCGAATGCGCGCCTGCAGGTTTTCCTCGGTGGTGTCCGCGGGTCGGCCCGCGAAGACGTCCGCCAGCGCGCGTTCGTAGCCGTCCACGACGTCGCGAATCGGCACCGTGAGCAGCCGCATGCCGAGCCGGCGGGCCAGCTCGTCGGCGCCCGAAAGCGACTCGTGCGAGGTGTACTCGGACGGCATCGAGACGCCGACGACGTGCGCGGCTCCGAGCGCGTCGGCCGCCACGCAGGCGGTGAGCGCCGAATCAATCCCGCCCGAAAGCCCGAGCACCACGGTCTCGAAGCCGTTCTTGCGTACGTAGTCGCGGGTGCCGAGCACGAGCGCGCGGTAAATCTCCTCGATGTCCGGGAGTTCGCGCGGCGCCGGGCGCGGCGCGAGCGGCGGCTTCGCGGCCGCGGGCGGAACGGGCGGCAGGTCCACGCACGGCAGATCCTCCTCCTCGGCGAGCTGGCGCTCCTTGCGCAGGCGCGTGTCGTGCAGCCGGGCGTTGAAGACCTCGTCGAGATCGAGGTCGGCGACGACCATGTCCTCCTCGAACAGCGCGCCCTCGGCCAGCACGCGTCCGCGCTCGTCGAGGATCAGGCTCGCGCCGTCGAACAGCACCTCGTCCTGTCCGCCGACCAGGTTCACGTAGGCGACGATCGCGAGGTTGTCCGTCGCCCGCGTCGCGATCATGCGCCGCCGGTCGTCGGCCTTGTTGGCGTGGTAGGGCGATGCGCTCAGGTTGAGGATCACCTCGGCGCCGCCGCGCACCGCCTGCTCCTCGGCGGGACCGCCCGCGATCCAGATGTCCTCGCAGACGTTGACGCCGAAGACCATTTCGCCGCGGCGGAAGACCTTCGTTTCTCGCTCGGGCGTGAAGTAGCGGTTCTCGTCGAACACGCCGTAGTTGGGCAGGTAGCGCTTGCGTGCGGTGCCCACCCACTGGCCGTCGTGCATCACGACCGCGGCGTTGTACAGGTCCACGTCGCGCTCGACGCTGCCGACGACGACGGTGATCCCGCGGGTGTGCGGCAGCAGGTCGCGCGTGCGCTGGATCACCGCGGAGAGGAACGAGGGCTTGAGCAGCAGGTCCTCGGGCGGGTAGCCCGGCAGCACCATCTCGGGGAAGGCGAGCAGGTCCACGGCCTGGTCGCGCGCGGCCTCGATGGCGCGAACGACCTTCTGGAAGTTGCCGTCG harbors:
- a CDS encoding NAD+ synthase — translated: MRAIRIGLSQLNPVVGDLDGNFQKVVRAIEAARDQAVDLLAFPEMVLPGYPPEDLLLKPSFLSAVIQRTRDLLPHTRGITVVVGSVERDVDLYNAAVVMHDGQWVGTARKRYLPNYGVFDENRYFTPERETKVFRRGEMVFGVNVCEDIWIAGGPAEEQAVRGGAEVILNLSASPYHANKADDRRRMIATRATDNLAIVAYVNLVGGQDEVLFDGASLILDERGRVLAEGALFEEDMVVADLDLDEVFNARLHDTRLRKERQLAEEEDLPCVDLPPVPPAAAKPPLAPRPAPRELPDIEEIYRALVLGTRDYVRKNGFETVVLGLSGGIDSALTACVAADALGAAHVVGVSMPSEYTSHESLSGADELARRLGMRLLTVPIRDVVDGYERALADVFAGRPADTTEENLQARIRGNYLMALSNKFGWMTITTGNKSETSVGYSTLYGDTAGGFAVLKDVYKSQVYELSRWRNSRDAVIPEETLTRAPSAELRPNQTDQDSLPPYDVLDAILRLYVEEDRSVPDIVKHGHPEEVTRRVVRLVDRAEYKRRQSPPGIKITTRAFGKDRRLPITNRWRG